The sequence gcaatggcgggatttgaacccgggtccccagaacatgacctggatatctggattaacaatccagtaataataccactagaccactGCCTCCCTctaagaaagctactaactcctttaccaccctttttgccttaatactctgcagtggaattgcctccagaaatctggtagacacatccattaaggttagcactgtaattttctgtgtcccgcTCAATCACAGCGAaaacacctgagacctttcacctccttttcaccctctTAGGTTTCTTTTTTtcaacctgtggtaaactattaccAGTGTGCTCTAAtctttgtagtgtaggatctccccttctgtCAATTCCTATCCTTCATAGGATGAAATTCTTGTTGGAAGCTAAATTTTGCCATATGCATCAATGCATATTAATTTGCCATCTCTGCCGCTCCCTGACTTCTTGAAttttctgttcatccacatgaattttactatctctggaagtgagtttttaaactcctccagcagtaTAAATCTCTCTCAAAGCCTTATAGGTCTTGTCTCTTAAggccatctatcaaaattattatgtttaattcttttgaactcaacataaagaaggaaccaggttagacttatgtttctgaactgctgtctatacGCATATGGTACCatttcataagcactcaaaatatCCTGTTTGACGtattcataatctcttgacccctcatctgacagcgcctcaaatacctcactagctctgcctaccagcttagactgaactaacATTACCGACAAGTCTGCTGACACcccaatttttcaaatgatatCAAGAAGGCTTTGATATGTTTCTCGTGAAAATGTGGCAATGTTTTAACCTTTTTTCTTCATCTCCATCTTGTTACCTTGATTTACTTGACTAATatgcaacttctgaagttcaaattctctctccctctttcttctccctgtttgctcagctaagaaccttctctccaTTTCTTTTTCTTCTAGCGTGGCtattctttatcttctaactccatttgccTCAACTGTAATTCAGATTTTGTTAACTGTActtcacttgtctgtttctctgatacacgtAAGTGCTTGACCAacccattacaatttcagctttccgaGTTAAACCCAATTCtcacctatttgctaattctaaaagtatgtccttactctgtctttctaaactttcttggcaaacttAGGAAGCATCTTCAAATCCCAAAACCTCTTTAGCAATCTTAAGAGCaacttctctcacttttaatcaaaattaaacaaattgtcttacCTAATTTTATTTAAATATCTAGGACACTAAttggcaagtgtttaaatctgctgggaacttttgtaccccaaatctgtttcAATCTGTCCCACTCTTAGATAGGATCTGCCTAACACTGTCCAAATCATGGACCCGAATCCCCAAACTGTTACGCTGCAGCAGTGAACCCCTcttttaattaaaccaaacacccagaaaagctcactttgCCTTGTAACCTGTTAAAATTTGAATGATGTAGaattcccaaattccactatttaaagaaaataacatcaatttattctttaactctaaaagtgaacattaaatcaCAACTTGAAGCACTCCTTTCTCCTAACTGCTTATTATTTATCTTCAACTATATAACAAtaaactgttccaataaaacacttattaaaatgaCATCAATTTAATTTTAAAACTATACAGCTGCTGTCATCTTCGGTGTCTGTCTATATCCGACTGAAGATGTTTCTGGctcgtcttctttctttttactgtgaagatgtttcatatgaaaaggtagcTTCAATAGAGAGCCTTTCAATGTCTTGGGTCTCTCGCAAAGGCAGTTACTCTGTCTGATTTTTAAAATGCCTGCCTTTTTTATACCGCAACGTCgaattgtctcattggttcaatgttggtaAAACAATAAAATCAAACTCGATTGGGCTTTagcatcttggggcataatttaaacagattggttaaaattgaattgttgtcaaaacagcaaccaactcaggtatctatttcacagcaaaatgttacatattttcaattttccagtacactctgagactgctgttGTGAGCTCTCggtgcagaacagcattcactctctctgaaaGCTACAGCACACGCCTTAAACTTGATAAATCTCCGAAAATCCAACAGACCATccaaacttaatgatgctgttccaaattcctgcaacaatccccataaacaccccttagcAAAAAAGGTAAAATTTAACACAGGGCCTTACAGGagaaagggagatagagagggattcAGCATTGAACGCGTTTTTCCCAgtagctgtttctttgaccagtaGCCTCCAAACTGACTGCTTGCgatgaacagccagactgctaaatcCAAACCAAACTAGAGAaaggcagaaagtgaggactgcagatgcaggagatcagagccaaacagtgtggtgctggaatagtaggagagttgacgttttgggcataagcccttcgtgatgaagagcttatgccaaaacatcgattctcctgctcctcggatgctgccaaaccagagaaaggctgcgctgcgagaactggccactccctttcATTCTACAAGGGTTTTTCTTTAAACTTTTCCAGTAGATAAACACAGACATTACAGCAACTCTGCCTCATCTAACCCTTTTGCAAAAACAACaagcacaacataaccttgttaaaggatcagcattgtcacacattccctcaacactgaccccctcaggtGTCTTCCTACGTGATGCTGATTCAATCAGGGTGTAGGAATTTCAGCATTTACGACGTatatcctttcttcatccatTTCTCTTCAGGTCTTGGCAAATGAAGTGTTTATTCCTGTTATCCCTGGTTCTGCCTTCAGCCTGTGGTATGTATCTATCTAAATGTACATTTGCAGCAAAGAGATCATAGAGTCTttttagagagaaacagagagagagagagatagtgaaacAAGGCAGTACAGGGAGGACAAGGAAATATCAGCTACAAAGACAAAACCTAATCAGAATACAGAATCGAGAGTGACTGGGATTTTAACATGGGAGGGAAGTTTGTGGGTTAGACTGGTTGGGATATTACACCACCTGTTGGGTGGGACATTAAaagggggaggagagtgagggtgagattagactgggtgggatattaaaggaagcGGGTAtcgagggggagagtgagattagactggatgggatattaaagggagcggggagtgagggggatagtGGGATTAGACTGCATAAGGTATTAAACGTTGCAGGGAATGAGGTTGAGAGTGTGATTTGCACTGATGGAAATTAAAGGATTCAGGGAGTGAGAGAGCagaattagactgggtgggatattcaaGGATGTGCAGAGTGAGGGAGGCAGTGAAATTAGACGGTGGGATATAGAGGATGCAgggcgtgagagggagagtgggattagagttGATGGAATATTAAATGTAGCGGGGAGTGAGGGAAGAGTGGAATTCGACTagttgggatattaaagggagcggggaatGAGGAGGGCACGTGAGATTACACTGGGTTGATTATTAAAGTGAAGGGGAGAGTAGGATGTGATATTAAAGGGTAGGGTATAGCTCAGTGCAACAGGTTCTAGCCCCtacaccactccccatctctgtaacctcctccagaccctGCACtctgctccctatctctgtcagctCCTCCAGACCTGACATGCATAAAACCATGACATTAGAGCAGaaattgggccattcagcccatcaagtcttctccaccattctattttggctgataagtttctcaaccccattctcctgctctctccctataacccttgatcactttgacaatcaagaactatctatctccgtcttaaatatactcagtgacccggcctctacagccttctgtggcaataaagtCCATGGATTcatcattctctggctgaagaagtttctccttatctccgttctgaaGGGTCTcaggctgtgtccttggttcctaGTTTCACCTaacaatgaaaacatcttctcaaTGTCCGGTCTGTCCAGGCTATTCAGAATgctgtaaatttcaatcagattcccccccgAATCCTTCTAAATTCCTTGGAGTATAGACCAATTGTCCTGAatcgttcctcatatgttactcatgtccctccctatctctgtaaactcttcCAGCACGTACACTCCTTCCCTATCTCTCAAAATTCCTCCAgcttctacaccccctccctatctctgcaacccactccagcccctacacccgctccctatctctgtcatctcctccagcccaTATATGCCTCCCAATCTCTGAAACCTCTTCAAAGCCATacacctctccctatccctgtaacctcctccagaccaTCTACttcttcctatctctgcaacctcttCCACCCCCTACATCCCTCActacctctgtaacctcctctagcCCCGACacacccttcctatctctgtcacctcctctaatCCTGATCATGTCAGTATTCATGGTTTCCCATCGCTCCACCATTGGGGTCTGTGCATTCTGCTGCCTGATTGTCCTGAAATTTAGAGTTGTCTCCCGAAActgcttcatctctctctctctctttctttctcataCACCAACCTTATGCACTGTTTTAGCAACGTCCTCTTTGAATGAGCCTTTCATCACCTGGTTCATGATATCCTCTGGTGCCGCTCAGAGTGAAATATTGCCTGGTTGAGTAACATGCTGTGTTGTTCTTCCATGTTAAAGGTGCTACATGAATGCACAATTGATTTGTTGTAGGTTCTGTGTACTCTCAATGGAATGTCGAAGCCCCCAGGACTGTAGAaggggccgaagggtcttgtttgATGATTCCTTGCAAATGCCGCTATCCCCTAGCATCCAACCTCCAGACGGTCATGTGGTTAAAGGGGGAAAACATTAGTGGGACTCTGCTGACCTCTTCCAATGGGGACGCGGACCGCAGTTTCAAAAACCGAGCCACACTCGCGGGCGACTGGCGAACAGGAAAGGATTGTAGTTTGAAAATAAACGACTTACAGAAAAGTGATGAAGGGACATATCACTTTCAAATGTCTGGTCCAGATAAAAACAAATATTCAGATCCCAACGGTGTCTCGATAAACGTTGTGGGTGAGTTTAAAAATATTTCTCCAATTAATAATGAGGGGGGaatagggctgaatggcctcctactatTCTTGTCAGCTATTTTGAGAAACTTCCAGTTCCAATCCCTTTATCCATCTGTTACATTCAtgctcggagcaccgtgcacagttccagtctccgtatccctcagtcagacccacactcggagcaccgtgcacagttccagtctccgtatccctcagttcaacccacactcggagcaccgtgaacagttccagtctctgtatccttcAGTTTGCcccacactcagagcaccgtgcacagttccagtctccgtatccctcagttagacccacactcggagcactgtgcacagttccagtctccgtatccctcagttagacccacactcggagcaccgtgcacagttccagtctccgtatccctcagttagacccacgctcggagcactgtgcacagttccagtctccgtatccttcagtgagacccacactcggagcaccgtgcacagtcccagtctctgtatcttcagttggacccacactcggagcactgtgcacagttcctgcctCGGCATCCctgttagacccacactcggagcactgtgcacagttccagtctccgtatccctcagttagacccacgctCGGAGCACCgggcacagttccagtctccgtatccctcagttagacccacactcggagcaccgtgcatagttccagtctccgtatccctcagttagacccacagtcggagcactgtgcacagttccagtctccgtatccctcagttagacccacagtcggagcaccgtgcacagttccagtctccgtatccctcagttagacccacagtcGGAGCAATGTGCACAGTTCcaatctctgtatccctcagaccCACATTCggagcactgcacacagttcCTGTTTCCATGCATCACGTTTTTCTGTGCCTCTATTTGTTAATTGGAAGTGAATGTTTTTTAACCCTGTTTCCAAACCCAATCTTCATGGCTGAACCTTGTGCCTTGATTGATCTTTTCTGTAAAGATGCGCCTGAGTTGATCAAGATATCGGCTCCTGCTGTGCTGCAGGAGAATGAGCCGGTGAATTTGAACTGCTCGGTGAGTTTTATGTGCCCTGGTTTGCTCCGCTGGATTGACACTGAGGGACTGAACATGTCTTCATCACACCGAGAAATCAGTAAATCCCCAACTGGCAGCGCCATCCTGAAATTCACCCCGTCTTACCGGGACCATGGGAGGACTCTGAGATGTGGCTTTAAAACAGCCAGTGGTGAAATTACAGGCATAAATGTGACGTTAAACGTGTTGTGTAAGTACACAGAGATTTAACCCATTACCTACTGGCTTGGAATGCTCAGTGTCAGCACTGACCTATCCCCTTCACTCAATCACAAGATCCATTCAGAGACATAaggaggacattcggcccattgatTTAATACTGGCTGTCAATCTATCAGTCACATCCCCCAGATTGTACTTGCGGATGTATTAAACTGAAATTACGTTAAAGAATATGGACAAGGCCGTATTTACTCCCTGTCCCCCCTTGCCCTCCTTGAGAAGATggggctgagctgccttcttgaaccgctgcaaacCACAATGTTCCTTAGTGAATTCTAGGATTCTGATCCAGCCACACTGAAGGACTGACCTGAATCATTTGGGGTGAAAATGGGGCCTGTCATTCTCACCTCTCCAGTCCCTCGGTAAACAGAGAGCACACAGATAGATGATTCAGCGTTTGAACCATTAATCCAATTCCAGAGTTCACTGTCATCCAAACGTAGTAACTCGATGATGtaagctgagggagtgccatacacTGTCGGGCAGTCTGTATTGACGGAGCACCgcacagtcagagagtcagtgctgcgggagtgccCCACCATCGGAGAGtccatgctgagggagtgccgcactgtcagagggtcagtgctgagggagtgccgaacGGGCGGTGGGTCCCTTTGCTGGGTGACTTTTCCCTGATGTCAGTGACACTGCTGTCTTATTCCTCAGATGCTCCGAAAGATGTCTATGTTGACtcccccctgtacacaccgtTCCGTGTTGGGCAATATGTGACGCTACAATGCCTGGTGACCAGCAGCAACCCACCAGTACAGAGCTACACATGGTACACAGGATCAATAATGTTCAATGAAAAAGGCGCATCGAAGCAGTTCCAGATTTTACGTTATTCATCGGATCCCATTTTTCAATGTGAAGCAGGAAATTCTGTGGGAAGTAATTCCTCTGATGAAGTTGAATTGGTCACTTTACGTATGTATCAGGACCCTCTGACTATCTAACCTCTGTGATCTTCAACTGATCGCATAAACATACACCagactccctatctctgtaaccacctccagccactATATCCCCTCCCTATCGTTGCACCCTCCTGCAgcccccacaccacctccctatctctgtcaccttatccagcccctacatctctccctatcactgtaaacccctctagcccctacacccctccctatctctgtaacctcctccagcaccGACAGCTCTCCCTACCTCTATAACCATCTAcagtccctacatccctccctatcactataACCCCCTCCGGtgcctacacccctccctatgtccgtcacttcctccagtccctacacctcTCCCTATGTCCATCActacctccagtccctacacccttccctatttCTGTCACCACCTCTAGCCCTATCCTCCCCTCTGTGACCTCCTCCTACCCCTACACcccctatctatctctgtcacctcatccagcccctacaccccctccctatctctgtcaccccctccagcccctacaccccctccctatctctgtcacctcatccagcccctacacctcctacctatctctgtcaccccataCAGCCCCTCCATATCTCTTTATTCCCCCAACccctaccccctccctatctctgtcacctcatccctcccctacatccctccctatctctgtcacccccgacaccccctccctatgtctgaGCTCTGCGATTCATTTCCAATTTTGGATATGGGTGACACTTATCCTCACCAACAAAATGATTAATGACCACACACAATCTGAGTCATTCTTACATTGACTTCTGTGGCAGATTTCTGTGTCAAAATTACCGCAACACTTCCTACTTTAACACACCGATCTCACTTCAGAAAATGTCCTTCATTGGTGGTTAATTCCAGAGGCGGTGACAGgcagtatttaaatgcatttCTTCCCAATAGATAGAACAGTAAGGTTATAACCATTGGGAGAGAATGAACAGTCTGGGTCTCTGTGGGATGATCTGATCAAGGTCTTTAAAATTCTGAAAGGCAGACAGAAAGAAGATGTTCAACTTGTTGGTAGAGGGTCCATTGTTAGAAAATAACTCCTAAGAAATCCAATGGGGAATTCAGGAGAAAAGTCTTccgaaaggaagtttgaggggggggggggggcgggggaatgTGGAACTCAACCAGGCAGGGAGTGGGGTTGGTGGAGAGAACATAGGACTTGGTCTCACAGGGAGTGGATTTAAATGTGGAACTCACTTCCACTGGAGTGGTCAGTGTATTAAAGGGGGGAAAGTTGGATAAACGTAAGAGGGATGAATGGACAGATGGAAATGATGATCAGGGGAACATGAAGACATGGGATTGGAGGAGGCTGGCGTGGGGCAAGAAGGATGTTTCCCCTCTATGGGCTCCAGACCTGGGAATACAGTCTTGTAATAGAGACAATTTTAATctgaggtggaatttcttcacCTAGAAGGTAGAAAATTTTCGGTACTGTCTAACCCAGAGGTTGTGGAAGCTGAGATGTTAAAACTGGTGGAACTCTTAATATCACACTCAATGTAGACATGGAGAATGTGTGTAAATGCCCCTCAATGTGAAGAAATGCCATGATCGTCATGATTGTTGGTGcacacttgaagggctgaatagcctgctcgtGTTCCTCATCCCCTAGCAGggatctgatgggctgaagggcctgtttaagTTTGCTAGTATTTGCTCATAGGCCTCAGAGGCTTGGTAGTTGTATGTAAACCCCATTCTATCTCCATTCAGCCACTCGGCCCTTCGAGCCCGCTTGCCTATTCAATCAGATTATGGATAATCCGAATTCTCCCTGTCCTCTAGCCCAGATAACTTCTCACCCCTATCACTGCCCTTGCTTCTCAAGAATCTCTCCACATTCTCCTTAAAAATACTTGTGGACTCTGCTCCAATGTTTATTTTTCTGGGAGTAGTGACCCACTGAGTGAAAACAAATTTCCCCTTGTCTCTGTATAAATGGTCATCCCTGCTTTAAAACAATGATCCCGAGATTCTTCGACAAAAGGAAACATCCTGTCCACATCACCTCTCCCTCCGCTCCCTCATCCTCACTGTCAAGACACCTCAGGATATTCTAtgtttcaatcaggtcacctctcactcTTCTCATTCCCAGCTATTATGAAGCGGAAGGCGTGTATTCAATTTTTAAGAGAGAATGAatgctattagattagattaggttctctACAgtttgaaaacaggcccttcagcccaacaagtccacaccgcccctctgaagagaaacccacccaaacccattcccctaccctatatttacccctgactaacacacatcacactgtgggggcaatttagcatagccatcTGCACAGAGAGCTTATAAAAGCCacctcagagtgtactggaaaattgaaaatatgtaatatAGCTAAGTGTggttactgttttgacaacaattcaaatttaaccaatcagtttaaattatgccccaggatactaaaaccgagtcgagtttgaatttattgttttgccaacatcaaaccaatgagatgatccaaagTTGGGGATATAAAAAAGACAGGCAGTTTGAAAATCAGACAGAGCAACtgccatagagagagagagagagacccaagaCATTGACACGCTCTATCTAAGGTACCTTTTTAtaggaaacatattcacagtaaaaagaaagacgaCAATGCAGGGATACTTCAGTTGGAAGAAGACAGACACTGAAGATGGCAGCTGCTgtttggttttgaaattaagttggtcTAATTTTagtaagtgttttattggaacagcatattgtagAGTTGGAGTCAAGTAATAATCAGTTAAaagaaaggaggcttagagttgtaaataggtgttgtgtaatgttcacttttagaatttgATGTTACTTTCTttagatagtggaatttgggagttctctgccactcatattttaacagattacaaagcgaggtgagcttttctggacgtttggtttaattaacagaaggttTCACTGCTGTGTCATAACACAGCAAATTCAATCCCTGTCTATTCCaaatttcctcataagacatcccTTTCATTCCAGGTATTCCTCTGGTAAACATCCCCTAAACTGCTTCCCATGCATTAATATTCCTCACTCAAAATGGAGACCAATATTGGCCACTATTCTCTGGATatggccctgtataactgaagtatAAGCTGCTTACTTCTCCTTCTGTCAAACATTCCCCAAGCTTTCCTGATTGCTTGCTTCACCTATGGActgaccttctgtgattcatgcactcaGACACCTAGATCCCACTGCATCTCCGAGCCCCTGCAATTTctcaccatagaacatagaacaatacagggcAAAACAGGTCCTTTGCCCCTCAATGTTGAGCTGacttgtgaactaatctaagcccatcacctacattatcccatcatcatccatatgcttatccaaggactgtttaaatacccctaatgtggctgagttagctacattggcaggcagggcattccatgcccttactactctctgaagaacctgcctctaatatctgtcttaaatctatcacccctcaatttgcagttatgccccctcgtacaagcagatgtcatcatcctaggaaaaagactctcactgtccaatcctctgatcatcttgagcatgaaatgatttggaaatgattataagagataggatttataatcatctagcaagcagcaACTTGATTGGAAATAGTCAACACGGATTTGTCAAGAGCAGGTCGTGTTTCACAAATCTCatagagttttttgagaaggtgaccaaacatagatgagggtagggcagttgatgtggtgtacatggatttcagtaaagcctattcctaccctcgtcatccttttattcctcacctgtctgtagaaagctttagggttctcctttattctacctgctaaagactgctcatgtcccctccttgctcttcttaactctgtcTTTAAATCCTAGCTATtctgtaattctccatcgcctcatctgaaccatcttgcctcatcgtcacataagccccctcttctgcttaacaagcGATACAATTCTTTTAGTAAACCGCGGTACCCTTACCTTATCgcttcctccttgcctgacagaGACATACCTATCAAAGACACTCGATATCAGTTCCTTAAATCagctccatatttcaattgtccccatcccctgcattttgctgctccattctatgcctcctaagtcttgcctaatcacattataattgcccacCTTAAGGCAAGATTTCGATAATGTGCATCTTGTTTTTTTACAGAGCAAGGCTCTTGGGGAGTGTGGAGCCCCCTGGTGGTGCGAGCTCGCACAGGTTCATGCGTGGTTATCCCGTGTGAGTTTAGGCACCCTCACACAGTACCAACCAATGTTAAGAAAATTGGAATGTGGCTGCAGGACCATCACTTCATCGGTGATAAGGTTTATCACAACGATGGGTTGGGAAAAGCTGACCACCAAAGGCGGGTGGAATTTCttggaaacttggagaatggGAATTGTACTTTGAAGATGAAGAATCTAACAAGCAATGACAGCAGGAATTATTACTTCCGGATTGAAATGGGTGATCATAAGTGGTCACACAAAACAGGGAGCCGCCTGGTCGTTTCTGGTGAGTTTCTCCCTGAGTCACTGTCTAGTCATGTTATTTCCAATGTCAGaccccattcactctctcctcctctgaccctttctctgtctctcctcaaaCTCGATAGATTTCACATCACCCTTTTTTTATTCTCTTGctttccatcacactcttgctttcgaactttctctctcctttcctttTACTCTCACATTTCCTTCTCCTCTTCCCTACCTCTCTTTCTATGCCTCCCACCCTCGCTCTCGTtacatctctctctatctcacacaaacTCTGTCTGTGATTCTTTTGATCCTGCCTAtttcgcccactttctctctctttccaattttctccctctctataTCTCTCATCCAATGTGCTCTCTCTTCCTTTcattttctctatctctcacacactccctctcttcgTTTACTTTCTCCCACGTCATCTCcctacccatctctctttctctctctgtctctctagatATCTCTCTTTCAACACTCTCTCTTTTCcaatcactctctctgtctcctgcactctcactcactctttctcccctctGGCTCTCCCCTGTTCCTTTTGACTTGCTCTCTCATTCgagcactcactctctccctctcagtttcTCAATCTCTAATTCTCATTCCTCTTGGTCCACATCCAGGTAATTATCACCTGCTCTACATCTCTTTCTAactctcttcatctctcacacTAACCAAACCACACATCATGGTATCAGACA is a genomic window of Chiloscyllium punctatum isolate Juve2018m unplaced genomic scaffold, sChiPun1.3 scaffold_327, whole genome shotgun sequence containing:
- the LOC140472441 gene encoding sialoadhesin-like yields the protein MKCLFLLSLVLPSACGSVYSQWNVEAPRTVEGAEGSCLMIPCKCRYPLASNLQTVMWLKGENISGTLLTSSNGDADRSFKNRATLAGDWRTGKDCSLKINDLQKSDEGTYHFQMSGPDKNKYSDPNGVSINVVDAPELIKISAPAVLQENEPVNLNCSVSFMCPGLLRWIDTEGLNMSSSHREISKSPTGSAILKFTPSYRDHGRTLRCGFKTASGEITGINVTLNVLYAPKDVYVDSPLYTPFRVGQYVTLQCLVTSSNPPVQSYTWYTGSIMFNEKGASKQFQILRYSSDPIFQCEAGNSVGSNSSDEVELVTLQQGSWGVWSPLVVRARTGSCVVIPCEFRHPHTVPTNVKKIGMWLQDHHFIGDKVYHNDGLGKADHQRRVEFLGNLENGNCTLKMKNLTSNDSRNYYFRIEMGDHKWSHKTGSRLVVSDFSEKPVITGPMAVQEGSRTTMTCSVQSPCPEDIPVLEWVSPFTEVLDMHSSYQNSLWTYSRSISFTPQFEDLVLTLKCLAYFGTDIPAVDTEVTLSLQYAPRNMKVSISPLDSVIHEGDTVTLSCTSNSNPPTSWYKWERRQGEETEPLESSERDLTLYRITHKQEGVYSCEAGNTVGANRSEGFRIEVMNCRGESLHVILILGIRAGIFIVAVVLTVAAVCVCEEQTVKGS